Within Conger conger chromosome 3, fConCon1.1, whole genome shotgun sequence, the genomic segment ACCAGGCACACCAGGAGGTAGTTGGCAGCGGTGGCGCCCAGGCCAAAGCCCACGTCGAACAGGCCGGCGATCTGGTGGGCGCAGGCCAGGCTGATGGAGAAGGCGATGATGGAGAGGACCACCTCCCTCTGCagaacccccaccacccccatgACCAGCAGCACCAGCGAGAAAGCAGCCAGCCCAGGTACCATGGCCGTCCTGAGCCCTGCCTCTCCATTCActaccccctcccctgccaaAATGTACACCAGCCCTGAGCCACACCACAGGgcggagatggagagacagagagacacgaaGAGCGGGGAGTGGGACAGGCTGCGCCGCactcctgtgggggggggggggttagaaaTTATCAGCACACTCAAATACATGTAAgcattgtatatactgtaaaaacACTGGATGAACACATGCTTGACACTATATCAAAGATCccataatgttttcattttcccccCTATCTGAAAAGCctaattttatttactttagaAACCCATATATTCACTGCAAACTCCCGTAATTTAAGAAACTGAGCCACTGCTTCTATTACCATTAAGTGCAATCATCCAGCTGAGATGCGCAATCATTTCATCATTGCATGTGAGGACACATCTTGCACAACCAGGCTACAAGCCACAGTTGCTACTAGCACAATAGGATGTAACACCATTTTGGTCACTTGACAGCCCAGAACTTGAGGAAGTCATTGGGGATAAACTTCAGTTAGTTTATGGTTTCTTAATGATTAAATCTGACAGACACATTAATGGTTTTAATAGCAGTTGCTACCATGAAACCTAACCCTACAAATCCCCTTCCTATAATCTTCAAACGGTTTCATGAAAGCTATATCTAAGTATTTAACACCAGTTCCAAATGGTATTATACCTGCATATGCCAAGAGGGCAGCAATGATGAGTAGCAGTACTCCCAGTGCAGTACTGGGGATCAAGTCGTTTCCGGAAGAGTGTGCATAATCGTTCACTAGCAGCAGTAAAGAACCTATAAGTAAAAAGCAACAAGTTAGGCATATTCACAAAACTAAACTGTAAACATCGTCGTGGTATCTTCGACCTCTGCTGGTGGACTCTATTAATTACAACTGTTCATCAGAGACGCGCTTTGTTCCCAGACGCTGACAAAAGACGGTGAAGATTAATCTAAAAGTGCGAGTAATTTATAACGATTTATCCACATCTGAGCCAAAACGCCCCTAAATATGAAGatttcaaaaactgaaatactgtaaatatataaaatctttaaaaaatatatatgacatAAATACATAGCCTAATTAACAGAGTTTAAACAAGAATCAACAAGAATATTAGGCTATAGACTATAATTGCATAGGCTACGTCATGTAACAGCAAACATCTTAAGAAAAACGCCAATGCCGACCATTTAAGAAAGATATATGATTCGTAGATTGGGATCAGAAGatttaaatcagaatatttaAATCAGCAGCACCTCCACAGTGCTATCTGTAGTTTtttaattaatgatttaataacAGGCTAACTTAACTGCTCTTTTACATTCCAAGATACAGCAGTAGTCAATTTCTGAATGTGCAATCGTGTTTGTACACTGCCTGTCggataatgtactgtattattaACGCATCTCAGTTGGTCTTGGAATGTCATCTTTACTGAGAAGACATAATGCAACTCCCCTGAAATTGTCACATCTAGCACAAATCAGCCGACTTTAACGTTGATTCACTACTAACCTGAACAGAACATAAATTAGCATTATCTAAAATTCGACACGCCACTGTAAGAGCTGACCTAGGACAAATTCATGTTTGGACAAATAAATCGACGAAAACGGAACGTAATATGTTCTACCTCCAGTGATTCCCAAAATACCAACGGAGAAATGCAGCGACTCGATTTCTACTCGCGGCTCCGCCATCGCGACTTCTCTTTGGCAACGAAAAGGGTTCAGGTTTTACTCAAACTCAGACAACTGTCGCTGTCATTTTAAACACCGCTAGTTTTACGTCACTTCACAGAGCCATGCATGCGTGCACACCCACAGGCATACAAGAGTTGAAACGAGAGAGGAAGTTACTgagatgtattttatttatatttttcggGAAGGAAGCTGCTGTCTTAGGTTAGATTTGGTTTTGCTTGGTAGTTCTCACTTGTTTGAAATACAACGTTGTGGTCGGCTCTACCTAGAACTGCCCTTCtggtaaaaacaaacaaacaacaacaaaaaaaaaaacaattagccTGCTCATATTCAGCGAGACACTATCACCTTATCTAGGCTTATCTTTTTTGTCTGTCCCATCgttgaggggcaggagagggTGGTTTCTGGTGGTTTCTTAGCGGTCAGTGCTGTCACTGGATCATTATTGGTAGCATTGGCGCCGGTTTAATTTCAACAGTGGGGGGGACACATGAAGCGGGGGGTCTGTGGGTTCTCCCCCAGAAAATGTTGAGCATCTCTCACttaatttcctgcattctggtgaatttttatgaaccaatttgctcctcttctgcatcaatttattgtgtaaatttattttattaatgtaaaGGAAAATACATAATTCAAGTAGGCTACCCATATAATGACTGTTCGATGGcttttaagaacattccaaatcGAAATCTTCACATTTCCCTCAGTGCAGCTTCCTCATTGTTCGCCGCAAATCTTTCAGACCGTTTGCAAACACAGCGAACAGAATGCTAACGGAAAAAAATGCAATTGTTTGCAAACGTTCGCCTGTTTGCTGAACTTTAACGCACCTCAGATAACTTCAGACACAAGTTATAAACTAGATAACGTTAGTGTTTCATCCGCAGAtactctcattcagaaacactgaaggTAAAACAAGCGTGATAGCTACTTATACAAGACTCACTACACTATCATGCTTCCACAACGGTAGACATATAGCAACTGCGAGTCAGCGAGGCCGGCAGACCCAGCAAGGTTAAGATGGTATGGTCCAGTAGGggtgtatgaaataattgtaaaataggtAAGAAGGATATCTAAGCGTTTAGaccctctgtgctgttatttttaccTGGATTAGGGAAGAAGttatcattcattatgttttgggggggacaaattcacctcttctaaatattgagggggacatgtcccccctgcccccccctaaATCTACGCCCCTGATTGGTCGTGTTGTGTTAAGctgaaccagtcatggtctggtggtgtCTCAAGCCTGCcatcatggctgtgttggcaaCTGCCTCCGTTTTCCTTaactatgctgccatagccttattctgctgGGGTTTTCTTTCCAATTACCATCTGAACCCcctaaaaatgtttcattcctCTTCTCTAGACCAACTTTCCTGAGCACCGCATCCTGGCACGGAgccagctgtagcaccaagcctgtccccttgcctgacccattggtgttcctgccatccctccaTGTGACCGGAGTCATCTCTGCTTGGACTAAATTAATTCAGATTGGACATTTATGCACTATAATTCATCTGTTcatttacaaccatttttacaacaaaccggtgtcaaccagcagcagatgggttccccctctGAGTcgggttctgctcaaggtttcgtcctgttagccagggagtttttccttgccactgttgcctaggtgtactcttggggggcggttctctgtaaagctgctttctgaccaagcccctttgttaaaagcgctacgcaaataaaatttgattgaTTGCTTTCATGAAGAGCACATTGAGAAATAAAATTACTATTTCCTCCATTGCAACAGGTATCACACATCTTATTTgcataagaagaaaaaacaaaaaacaggattGGTCACTGCCACCCACAACAAATCTAAACTGCCATTGCTAGAAACATttgaacatactgtatggtAAGGGCTAAAATTCCACTCTGTTCACTTTAACAGATTAAAAAACTAGTAAATGCTGAATTAGTAAATGCTATCTGGATAACCAGGAAGATGGTAGATATCATTAACAGGTGTATTTTTAATCATGTAGCAACAGACATAGATTGACAGAACAGGGGGACAGAGTCCAACAGTGACAAGCTTTCAAACCgggtatgtttgtgtattaTGAGAAGGATCAGGGATGACTTGACAGTTTTGTTTAGTCACTGTACCATTTCCTTTTTCCTCCTCGGTTTGCAGATGGAGAGGGTGAGCTCATTGTTTGCGAAGGGGAGGTCTCAGAGAACACAAACCTGCCCTCATAGGTGTGTTCATGGCAACGGTGCCTTGCGTTGGGCATATATAGCAGCTCTCAGCTCCCTATCCAACCACTGTCACAGGAGGAGCCAGCAAAgaagacacacctctctcactgcCTGCCTGCTTGCTCAACTCTAAAAAGGTGAGAGAAAGCTAAACCAATATCCAACTACACTTTGTATGTCTCCCTGGTAGAATGCATCTTATTTTTGTATACTTCTTATTTATTACTTTTCCAAAGAAAAAGGCTAACACCTtaacacattaaacacattaaATACAGCAATTTTAGCAATGTTTGGCTAAACTACACTTTTACAGATTAGTTATTTGACCAGGTTAAGGCTGCTCTGACCTAGCCTGCATATAGAGGAAAGGCAATATAAATAGGCTGCTATAGATAGCTCTGGCCCACTCTCCATCTCTGCTAGGCACTACTTGCATCTTTGGAATGCCCTGAGTTCAGATGTGTTGCTATGGCACTGTTTTCACATAGTCACACAGCAAATAATGAGCTGCTGAAAAGTGCAGACTCATCGCCATTAGGTCCAGTTCACATGCTTCACTGCTAGACCTGCCAGCTTTAAGGTTACCTGAGACTGCAGTGAGAGGCCTAGTGTCTTTTATCAGAGAGGGCTTTCTCTCTGGGATAAACATGAAACTGCTCTAGGTCTCTTTAATTGGGTCGCATTACTGCAACATATGAAGGGCTGCCTATTTGTACAAAGTGCATGCTTATTAATATGCTTATTCATATCTACCACAAATGATTGCCCTTGTACCTGTTTATCTGTATAATAGGCAAATATGGGCATTGTCTTTGTATTCAGTATGCGTGTGACACTATCACCAACTGGCTCAAAGTCTGTGGAAAAAGGAGATTATGCAcaaattaaaagcaaataaaatgaaaaagtaatctaaagtacacaaaacacaaagtgcACACGATAAAAGGAATGAGAGATTAAGGTGTGTAAAGAACACAGACTGGCACTAAgtgctgagtgtatgtgtgtatgtgctgtttcTTTCAGGAGTCATGGTGAAGCGTGTTGCTGTGGTGCTCTCAGGCTGCGGAGTCTATGATGGAACTGAGGTCCATGAGGCTTCTGCTGTTCTGGTGCACTTGAGCCGGGCTGGGGCCAAGGTAAGGGCACACACATGTGAACAGATGCAGGCCTTCATCCCAAAACAAGGGCctgaaacagagacacacacacacacatgcaaagctATACCTAAaattttgtgtttatattttatgcTTGGCCAACATGAATATTTTATCCGATTTTTGGCTTGGTGTTTCTCCCATGCACGCAGTGTGGCTCAGGTTAAGGATAGGTAACAGGTAAACAACTGACACGTAAACCACATTCAGAATCATATGTATAATGTAAGTAGAATACATtagatttttaattatttgacgACACAATGTGAACAAAATGTGTTGAtagaacaaaacaaagcatGGAGAACACATAGTTTCTAGTTTTTACTGTGGCATGTTATTGAGTTAGGAGATTTCCTGTTGGTGCATGAGCTCTCTGACCAAGATACGCTGTGTGTTCCAGGTCCAGATGTTCGCTCCCAATGTGGACCAGATGCATGTAGTGAACCACGCCATAGGGAAGCCCACAGAGGAGAAGCGCAATGTTCTGCAGGAGAGTGCCCGCATCGCCCGTGGAGATGTCACTGACCTCAGTAAACTGGATGTCTCGGGCCATGATGCTCTGATCATCCctggtgagggagagggaatgtTACACCCAGTGGCCTGCTACAAGATGCACAGTCCTTCACCACACTACATACTCACAATACACATGGAGACTCACAGAACAGTCAAAACTAGCACTAGGATATAGGACTAATGAATTCAGCGCTGACACAGAGAGTGAATatcaaacactcacactgatATACAGAGCATGCTCAATACCCACAgtacactgacacagagacacagtgatgATACAACTTTATTCCCAACACTGGCTGTGAATAAAGAAAGCCTGCATAACAGCACCCATCGCTGTCACTCTGGTacgccacactcacactcctacTCTTCATTTAGTTTATACTTCTATATAGACCCAACATATTAGTGCTTGCACTGTACTCAACTATCTTCTCCTGATACCATTTCTCAGGGGGTTTTGGAGTTGCTAAGAACCTGAGCACTTGGGCCACACAGGGGAAAGACTGCTCAGTCCAGCCTGAAGTGGAGAAGGCGATAAAGAGTTTCCACAAGGCTGGAAAACCCATTGGCCTGTGTTGCATCTCACCTGTACTCGCCGCTAAGACGCTGCCCGGCTGTGAGGTCACCGTGGGCCACGACAGTGAGTGTGAAAAGTGAGTACGGGGCGTGGGAGGCCATAGAATAACAgttaaataaaggtcaataGTGTCATTTCCATGAAGCTGAGAACATCAATCCAAAGAAAGAGTCACACTAGTGGGGTTTCCATTCAACAGTTTTTAGGCTAATTTTGAATTTACACATAAGTAAACCTGAGTAGAAATGTgtgaaaggagaaaaaaaaaaaacgcagaaATATCTCAAAAATAATATGATGGAATATACAGAATAATAGAATAAATTATGAACCTAAGTCACATGCTTCTGCTCCAGAAAGCGGAAAAAATGTTGGTGGAAGAATATCTTGTTGTGCCGACTTCAGAATATTTGCATAAGAGTAGTGGATGGAAATGCACACTGATTTTCTTTTCCCGACAATTCAGAAAACTCTTAACATTTGTGAAACATTTGGATGAAAACTAGTTATTTGTTATTGTACATTATAAGTTCATATACATTACTCTCCCATATGTTACCTGAAATGGTTTGTTGCATTGCTAatttgctgcttttccaccGTCCTACTACTAGATGGCCCTATGCTCAGACTGCCTGCACTATGAAGGAGATGGGCTGCAAACATGTCAACAAGAATGTCGGGGAAGTGCATGTTGATGTAAAAAATAAGCTGGTGACCACCAGCGCCTTCATGTGCAATGCCCCGATTCATGAAATATTTGATGGGGTTGGTGTCATGGTAACAGATGTGCTCAAATTGGCTTAATGATGGCGAGGTTGGAGGAATGGGAAAACCATTTCAATATTTCCTCTTTTGTTCTAATCAAATGGGTATGTAACTTACATGATCCTACAGATCTGGTGTGTTTGATTTTTTGTTGTACGACCTTGATATGCACAGttttgtacgtcactttggataaaagtttcaGCTAAATTAATTGTAATGTTATGTGAAAAAGCAACAAGGCTAAAAAGGGCCGATATATTCACATGTTTGGTAATCTAATCTCTCTTTTTTACAAGTGACTGTTTTGTGCTTCTCTAAATAAAATTTGTTTGTGGAAAAAATctcacacattttatttccatttggtCAAATGCCATATGTGTAAAATAAGCCCTGTTCAGAATTTATTAGAATGAAACCATATTagaatgaaattatttatttactacatTTCCCCTTTTCAGCTTACAATATTTTCTATATAGATACAGAAGGAAAAATGTCTAATTTCTGCATATTGCCATTTGACTggttttcacaaaaaaataacaatttatgtGATTTATTGATGCAAGAAGTGATTAACAAGTGCAAGAGCAGTAGCAGTTCCAATAAAACAATGTGGTGTTTGTCATATTCTGAACTAAATCCCAGGTAGTCTACACAAAGACAAGAAGTTACAAAATATCAGTAGGACACACAGGACatacaaaatcattttaaagtgAAGTTTTTTCATCTTTTCGCGACCATCTCTTTAAATTCCCTGAAAATGAATTTCAGTGTGTCCTTATAAAGTATTTTTGGGGTGTCAATTTATGTTAATCAAAATTTTAGTGCACACCCCTTTTGTTTACGATttattggtatttatcaacatacacacatggatacgACAAAATCGAGTCTACACGTGTGATAAATCCGACAGAAATGGATCCGATCACGCATACATTTACGAAAATATtggatttacaaaaatattgataaatgaggcccataaAGTCTACCAGGATATGAAGTTTAGTAGTTCATAAATGGTATACCTTAAGTACAGTTCCTTAAGTACAGTTCCAGTGAAAGTGACTAATTTCTCATTTCCCCcctcatacagtgcagtctgtaagtatttggacagtggaacaATTTGTATTCTTTTAGTTCAGTGctctagcacattggatttaaaatgaaacaatgaagcctaggttaaagtacagactgtcatcCTTAATTTGGGGGTGTTCACATCCACATTGGGTGATCCGTGGAGGAATTACATCTCTTTTAATActtagtccctccattttaggggaacaaaagtaattggacagttagcttctcagctgtttctgattagtccggtgtgttcaattgcttccttagtgcaggtataagataCCTTtctgtatctagtcttgattctaggcttttgattgccttttatttgcatttgtcaTCATGAGGACagcagttgtgccaatgacagtttGGATGTTTTAGAACAGTATGAACAGCAAAGAACCACAAGAGTTTGCATATTTTCAGCTCTGATTCATGTCAGATTTATATGTGGTAATAGCTGATGTCACATACATTAGCCAGCTATCTAGATAGTACTAGCTATTGTCTTCGCTATCAAGCTAAAGGCAGCTACTAGCACCAGCTTAAGTTTTCATGCCATGCGGATAACCTAAGCCATCCAATTCAATAATACTGAggtgtatttacatccatataaaCAAGAATGAGATATCCATCTTGATAttaaagtttattatttttctattgtATGCAAGCAGAATAAGAATACATAGTGAACTTGATATTTAGCATGGAACAATGAAGTTGAGGTCCTTGCTGCATTCAGCAATCATTACTCATTATGAAATtgttaacatacagtacatttatcaAGTAAGTAAAATAACTGACTACTACACATGCCAGAATTCTTGCCATTGTTCATGTATTCACAACATTTGGAGATTCTCCCTGTCCAGCATGCATCAGGCCAGGGCATCCAACCCAAGTTGTGATAAATCTAGCATTAGCATTGTCATttgataaatgaaaaaaattcagATCACAAATCTGGCACAAGCCATGCCACTGATAAACAATGAATCCTGAGTATTTAAGAgtatcaaaaaacaaaaacaaaaaaaaaaccccacaaagctTGGTATAATGGCAGGAAAATGAACACCAAATAGCCTAAACAATACTACATAATAAACAATGTTAGCAGAGTGATATGAAGAGCCATCTTCAAGAAATCAGCAGGCAGTAGATGGAGGGTGTGTCTACAATTCTGGGGTATTGCTGGGAAAATTCCTGAACTTGTCAGTGCCACATACCATCACTGTAGCATTGAAGCTGCGTGGACGATCTGGGTCCTGTTAAGGAGATTCAAAACACACAACTTTTAAAActctttgtgcttttgttttttggtttctcAAGTCATATACCTTATTGTGTTATCCTCAATAAGTtacaaaaaatgtgtgaaacagTAATGGATGTTTTCCTTTTTACATCGTTAATTaaccaaacaaagaaacaaaacaaaaaacaaataaaacatcccTGAACACCTCCTGACTAGGGACGGGTGCACTCACCTGTATGGGGTAGGCACAGGTGGGGACAAAACGTATCACAAACCCACAACGCCTCCTTCCTGACATGTTGGGGTCACTGCCATGGATCAGTAGTCCATCATGCACCTAGCACAAGCAGCTCAAGTCACGGTTCATAACTAGTGCCCCCAGTTGTCTTCACTTGTTCTctccaaaaataaaactctGATGAGCCCTTATTGAACTACCACAATTAACTTTGTTGATCAAGTAATTTTTCATTGATAGAAATTAGCTCTATTATAGCCATATTAATTTTATCCAATTAGAGAGAATTTCCCAGCTTGGTATAGGTTCAAGGTTTGAAAATCTTCTTGAAGGTGgaagcatttttatttgagGAACAAACTTGTGTTCTTCAAGTTTGTTCctcaaataaaaatgcttcCACTTTCAAGAAGATTTTGTGCCCTAAAATCATAACAGGTTTGAATGCTGAAACAATACTAATACTGTCTGAGGCAGGATGTAGCCAACCACACGAGCAAACAAATACTGCACAAGCTCCTCGGGGATGGTATTTCTTAACCACCTTTCACAATTTGTGTTTTACAGTAAAGGGGAAGCTTGTCTCAACCTGCAACAATGTGCAATACCCACATGTGTGATACATACCAACAGCCATTTTCATGTGATAATTCACCATGCCTGAAGATGTGTGCGGTTAATCAAACATTTCAGCAGGGGGTTAATTATGTGACTTTGTTGAGAGACCTGATTTGGGACCCTATACCATTTACAAATAGAATCATGGGATCTGTCATGACCACATGAGTCAGGGCCTCAGTTTAACATCACATCCAAAAGAAACAGTGCAAAAATACGGGAAATGTACCAGCTTTCGGAAAGTGACACTTACAGACATTTGCCCTGCCAGCAGAGGGCAAAGTACAGCTTCATCAGTTTTCACCAGCTGCTCTGGGATCTCTTGATTGACAGACAGCATGTTTCCAGCACGGGATGACAGTTGGTGGGGGAGGAGTCCAGAGCAGTGACTGCCTATAGGGGAAAGACAAAGCCTGGAATTCACATTTTAAGCATTGCTGAGGCACCATATAAGGGATTGATCTATGTTCTgctatttcattaaaaatgaaacatattttgcacattttttaaccccttaagtataaaccttttcttaacacaagcttgaacattacatacccaaaataaaatggttactatttgTGAACCCTTTTGTCTTCTGAAAGGGAACACATTGGGGATtgtctgtcacgtttcaggtctgtctcgccatgttttatgtttagtcattTTGTATTAGCCttgtagtgtcttatcatgtattatgttagtctaggttcgtcatgttgtttagttatgtttcgttacgatttattttcttgtcatgtttagttatgtctcgttacgatttattttcttgtcatgtctagttatgttttcgtacgattatattacctggttatgttgagtggttatcgtcttagtttcgctttgtgttatgttttgatgcatgtttattgttacgtttactggtcgttgtttatgcatacacttttacatgtttttccgcaaaccttgcgttccgccttttctctctctctccttctgtcattcactccctaattgtttccatttgtctatttactaaaactactaacgctagatcaggattgggtagaaactaagaaacgaatcatgtgttcatgttaccttacgtttctcgtgcatgtcatttactaatttactaatgctagggcaggataggtttattactaacgattactaatctccttgttaaacttgtcatccatcgcacctgttttccatttccttgctacgctctaactaattgtctacacctgtctacacccgcatttatagcccagtcgcgctactgttctctgcgaaattgtctgcctctgtttaccacgcaactcttgagcatttaccactattgattacacgttacgatccaagcctgtttaccgaccattgactattgatttctgttttgtgaccatcgtttgttttttgactacgtcctcgcctaccgtttttgtacttttgtttgtgttgactactctcctgggattcgtcccgaataaagccctgaggggtctttatattactattgtttctgagtcgtgcattttgggtccaacccccacgcacccgtctcattgtCCAGCAGTCTGAATTACTAAAAACAGAGCTCAAATACAGTGGAAGTTGCATTCTGCAATTtctttttctaagctatgtctacgcagtttgccaaaaaccttatttataagcatactgaataataataaaataccttgagaatgtatttagatgctcactgatatagaaatattcctcagaaatattcactcgagAATACTTGAGAGGCTAGAGAGATGAGAGGTTCCTTGGAAGTCTCCTATTTAGATGTAGGAATCGCACGTTACATTTTTGGTCAACCTTTTTGGTCATACAATAAAACTGTTTTTGCCAAAGGGCTAGAGTCTCAGAGCGTGTAATGAAAATGCTATGGTTTCGTGTTGCTTTATGCAAGCGTAACAAACTATACCCTACAGGAAATGTAAtgccattagctaaaatgcttctcagtcgttatttcaataccataccactagccAGTTCTAGACTGAGCAGAAGATACACTATGTTTTGCCCTCGGATGGGGATCATGCATTTACTGTGCAACTGGATTTACGATACTGGTCAGAAAACCTGGTAATTGCACTGAccgtgttccagagagcctatacaaaacttAATAGCATTCCCATGAACAAGTGCTTTTGTTGAAGTATTCAAAGgcgaaatggacaacaatgataattcctccatcCATCGATGTTTCTCTGAGTTAACACGTTTTTTGGAATAGCATTATTACACTTTTGGTTcactggacccttgctgtgaaaaggacactgacattaccttattttgtgtagtacatggatttccaaaattcacagaaggtgaggtccccctatgcttgttttgccacccacatgttacaatataaggaactgttgtcactaaaaGAATGACATCTTAAATTAGGTTATACggatagaaccatgagttttaacactttcaataagtatatcctgttaccatagtgactgaaaattgcaccctaaaaaaat encodes:
- the si:ch211-153b23.5 gene encoding glutamine amidotransferase-like class 1 domain-containing protein 3, mitochondrial, translating into MVKRVAVVLSGCGVYDGTEVHEASAVLVHLSRAGAKVQMFAPNVDQMHVVNHAIGKPTEEKRNVLQESARIARGDVTDLSKLDVSGHDALIIPGGFGVAKNLSTWATQGKDCSVQPEVEKAIKSFHKAGKPIGLCCISPVLAAKTLPGCEVTVGHDSECEKWPYAQTACTMKEMGCKHVNKNVGEVHVDVKNKLVTTSAFMCNAPIHEIFDGVGVMVTDVLKLA